The genomic stretch CGTGGTACGTATTCCATCAGCCCACGTGGAAGTAGGCGCTGATGCGGCCGATCTGACCCTCAACCTGCGTACGCCGCTCTCTGATCCCGCGTTCGAAGGCACCCTCAAAGGCGGTTTCAACCTGGGCAGTGTAGCCCAGTTCTACACTTTTGAGCCCGGCACTTCCCTGGCCGGTAAGTTGCAGGCCAATGGCAGCTTCAAAGGCAAAAAATCTATGATCGACAAAAGCCAGTATGACGCCCTGCAGCTGGCAGGTAATGTCCAGCTGGCCGATATGGTCTATACATCCAAAGACTATCCCGATGGCGTAGCCGTTAAGAACAGCCAGCTGAGCTTCAATCCCAAAAATGTTACGCTCAGTAACCTGTCGGGCAGCTTCCTGCAAACCAATTTCAATGCCAACGGCAGCTTTGATAACCTGATCGGTTATGCGCTGAAAGATGAGCCGCTGGCAGGCACGCTGAACGTTTCGGCCGATAAGGTGGACCTCAACAAATTCATGGGCGCCACCAGTGAGGATGCGCCAGCGGATACCGCCGGCAGTTCCAGCGGTCCCTTCCTGGTGCCGAAGAATATTTCGCTCACGCTCAATACCAAAGTTGACAACCTGAAATATGATAAGGTTGATTACAATAATATCAATGGCTCCCTGCAATTACAGAACGAGACCGTCAGCCTGAAAAATGTACAGCTGCAGGCCCTGGATGGCAATATAGCCCTCAACGGCTCCTACTCTACCCGCGTCAATAAGCAGAAGCCCGATGTGACGCTGACCTACGATGTGCAGAACCTGGACATACAAAAGACCTTCCTGGCCTTTAATACCGTGCAGAAACTGATGCCCATCGGCCAGTTCATTGCCGGCAAGCTCAGCTCAAAGCTGACTATGAAAGGCCAGCTGGGCGGCGATATGATGCCGGACCTCAGCAGTCTCACCGGTGAAGGAAACCTGTTACTGCTGCAGGGCGTACTCAGCAAATTTGGTCCGCTGGATAAGCTGGCCTCCACCCTGAACATCACTGACCTGCAAAACATTTCTATCAAGGATATCAAGAACTACTTCGAGTTTGCCAATGGCAAGGTGCTGGTAAAGCCTTTTAACGTAAAGGTGAAGGATATGGACCTGGAGATTGGCGGTACGCATGGCCTGGACCAGTCGCTGGACTATGTCATCAACATGAAAGTGCCGCGTGAGAAGCTGGGCACACAGGCCAACCAGCTCATCAACAGCCTGGCTTCACAGGCCAGCAGCAAGGGCATCCCCGTGAATGTGGGAGAAACGGTGAACCTGAAAGTCAACCTGGGTGGCACTATCAAGAGCCCCACCGTTAAGACCAACCTGAAAGAAGCCGGCAGCAGCCTGGCTCAGGACATGAAGGAGCAGGCCAATGAATTTGTGGAAGCCAAAAAGAAAGCGGCCGACAGTGCGCTCAATGTAGCCAAAGCTGCCGCAAAGGATACACTGGAATCAGTGAAGAAACAGTTGCTGGAAAGCGCTGCTGAAGAAGCAAAGAAAGCCCTGCTGGGCAAAAAGGATACCACCACACAGGGTGGGACCGATAAAAAGAAAGCAGCAGAGGAATCTGTAAAAGGGTTACTGAACAACATCCTCAAGAAAAAGACGGACACAACAAAAAAGCAATAGCTGTGAAGACTTCCATGCAGGTGCATAGGCGCCTGCATGGAATTGATTCCAGGCTGAATATTACAGCGGTCATTACCTGGGTGGTAAAGCCGGAGATCAGACTGCCGGTTCCTGACACATAGCGCTGCAACAGGACGCCCTGACGCAGCAACATTTTTCTCCATATCAACAGGCTCCGCCGAGTGGTTTATACACTTTCGGCGGCAGTTTACCAACAAAAATCCAATCCCACAGGGAACTTAGGTGCTTTTCCCCTATTTTTGCCGTCCTTAAAACATCAATTAGAATAAGAATCAATTACTTATGGACAAATTGATCTATCTCGTTCCCGTGATGGGCATCATTGGCCTTCTGTATACCCTGGTAAAATTCAACTGGGTGTCCAAACAAGACCCGGGTTCTGATCGTATGAAAGAGATCAGCACTTATATCGCGGACGGCGCCATGGCTTTTCTGAAGGCGGAATGGAAGATCCTCGGTTATTTTGTTGTTATTGTTGCTATCCTGCTGGGCGTTATGGCCCAGGCCAACCCTCACTCTCACTGGTCCATTGCTATTGCCTTCGTCGTAGGCGCCGTGTTCAGCGCAGTTGCCGGTTTCATCGGTATGCGTGTAGCCACCAAAGCCAATGTGCGTACTGCCAATGCAGCCCGCTCCAGTCTCAGCAAAGCCCTCAATGTATCCTTCACCGGTGGTGCAGTGATGGGGCTTGGCGTAGCTGGTCTGGCCGTACTGGGCTTAGGCAGTATCTTCATTATACTGAAAGCATTATTTGTTCCCGATGGTACTCCTGTAAACAGCCATGAAATGGTGAAGGTTATTGAAGTACTCACCGGTTTTTCTCTCGGTGCTGAATCCATCGCGCTGTTTGCGCGCGTAGGCGGCGGCATCTATACAAAAGCGGCCGACGTAGGCGCTGACCTGGTAGGTAAAGTGGAAGCCGGCATCCCCGAGGATGATCCGCGCAACCCGGCCACCATTGCCGATAACGTAGGTGATAACGTAGGTGACGTAGCCGGTATGGGCGCTGACCTTTTTGGTTCCTATGTAGCCACGGTGCTGGCCACTATGGTGCTGGGCCAGGAAACAATTGCTGTTGACCAGTTTGGCGGTCTCTCCCCCATCCTGCTCCCCATGCTGATTGCTGGTCTGGGTATCCTCTTTTCCATTATCGGTACCTGGTTCGTCCGCATCAGTGACTCAGCCGGTATCAATACTCATAATGTACAGAAGGCCCTGAACATGGGTAACTGGGGTTCCATTGTACTGACCGCCCTGGCTTCCATCGGCCTGGTATATTATATATTACCGGAGACCATGGTCCTGCGCGATGAAGAGTTCACCAAATGGGGTGTGCTTGGTGCTATCGGTGTAGGCCTGTTGGTAGGTACCCTCATGAGCATCATCACAGAATACTATACAGCCATGGGCAAACGCCCTGTGCTGACCATCGTTCGCCAGTCCGGCACAGGTCACGCCACTAACGTGATCGGCGGTCTGGCCGTAGGTATGGAATCCACCCTGCTGCCCATCCTGGTGCTGGCTGGTGGTATCTATGGCGCCCATGCCTGCGCTGGTCTCTACGGTGTGGCCATTGCCGCAGCCGGTATGATGGCCACTACAGCTATGCAGCTGGCCATTGATGCCTTCGGTCCTATTGCCGATAACGCTGGTGGTATTGCTGAAATGAGTGAGCTGCCCAAAGAAGTACGGGAAAAAACAGACGTGCTGGATGCAGTAGGTAATACCACTGCCGCCACCGGTAAAGGTTTTGCCATTGCTTCTGCCGCCCTCACCTCCCTGGCCCTCTTTGCCGCCTATGTAGGCGTGATCAAGAGCAACGGTTATGAACTGAACAACGCTATCAATATCTATAAAGCGGATGTACTGGCCGCCCTGTTTGTGGGCGCTATGGTCCCCTTCATCTTCTCCGCCCTGGCCATCCAGGCCGTGGGTAAGGCCGCCATGGCCATGGTGGAGGAAGTACGCCGCCAGTTCCGCACCATTCCCGGTATCATGGAAGGAAAGGGTAAGCCTGAGTACGACAAATGCGTGGCCATCTCTACCGATGCCAGCATTAAAAAGATGATGCTGCCTGGCGCCATTGCGATCCTGTCGCCCCTGGTGATCGGATTCCTGATGGGTCCTGAAGCCCTGGGTGGATTCCTGGCCGGTGCTACCGTGAGCGGTGTACTGATGGGTATGTTCCAGAATAACGCCGGTGGCGCCTGGGACAACGCTAAAAAATCTTTCGAGAAAGGTGTTGAGATCAATGGTGAGGTCTATTACAAAAAATCTGATCCCCATAAAGCTTCTGTAACAGGTGATACCGTTGGTGATCCCTTCAAGGATACTTCCGGTCCTTCCATGAACATCCTGATCAAGCTGATGTCCATTGTATCCCTGGTAGTAGCGCCTACCCTGGCCCGGCTCCATGGATATGGCATCCCGGAAGTGAAAGCACCTGTCAAAGAAAGGACAATGGAAGCAGGCGCTGCTAAAACGGTTGCCGCTGAGAACACCGTGGCCCTGACAACCGCCCGTTAATAGATAAACCGCAAAATTTCCCCAATTTTTTTAACAAAAATCCATGGAAATTTCCAGATCTGCGCTTTATCTTTGTTGTCCATAACTAAGCACTATATCATACCAAATACCAAAAGTCCCTGTATTTCCATACGGGGACTTTACTTTTTATAAGGTTGCCCGTATAGCTGTTTCATACAGTTCCAGCAGCTGCTGTTGGATCTCCTGACGGTCGCAGTTTCGATCCCTCCCTTCGCAACAAACCAGGCCCCGATGCTTTTTATAAGGCCCATCCATTCCACTTCTGTGTTACTTACATTCCTTCAGGTAATTTTTTTCTCGGTCCAATCTGTAAAGAAGTTTTGGGACGAACCTAACCAGGTACCTGCCTAACCAGGAACCGGGGTTGATGCCCTGTACCCGACAGGCTGAGCCCGGACCTATATCTGCCAACATATGGCTGGAGGCGCCCGGCTTGCTCCGCCGTTCTCCCCTGCATTTCAGCCGCTCCTACTTTTTGGCCGCCTTTAACAGCTTCTTACGAAATTTATCGTAAATTGTATCAAATCATTGTTCCACTATGTCTACTATTAAGTCCATCAAGCCCACGGAAAGTGAACTGGAGATCCTGCAGGTGTTATGGGCAAAAGGCACGGCCAGCGTCCGCGAGGTACATGAAGAATTGCTGAAAACCAAAGAGGCCGGCTATACCACCACCCTTAAACTGATGCAGATCATGCATGAGAAAGGACTGGTGAAAAGAGACGACAGCATCAAAACACATATCTACCAGGCTATCCTGAGCCGGGAAAGAACCCAGAAGCATATGCTGGGTAAAATGATCGATACCCTGTTCGGTGGCTCCCCCACGCAGCTGGTCATGCAGGCGCTGGGCAACCACAAAGCTTCTCCCGACGAGCTGGAAGCCATCCAGCGCATGATCGACAACCTCAAAAAACAATAAGGCATGGAGCAGGTCTACCAATCGGCTTTCCTAAAAGCCTTGGGATGGTCATTACTGGACAGCTTATGGCAGATGGGGCTCTTGTGGCTCTTCTATGTACTGCTGACCGCCAACGGCAAACGCTTCAGCGCTGCCCGGCGGCATGGGCTGGCCTTACTCTCCCTGGCTGGCGGATCCGCCTGGTTCCTGGTTAACCTGGTTGTTCAACTTTATAGAGCGGCCGCCGCTCCCAGGATGATCAGTCTGGCTGAAACTACCAGCGCTACCTATCCCCACCTGCTGACCCGCGCATCCGATGCCATAGAACCTTTTCTCCCCGCATTGTCTATCCTCTATCTTTTCATGACGGTATTCCTGCTGATCAGGCTTTACCGTCAATACCATATTACCAACCGCCTGTTGCGTGTAGGCCGGACAAAGGCTGAGCCAACCCTGCGCATCTTCCTGCAACAGGCCGCCGTACACCTGGGCATTCAAAAGAAGGTAAGCCTCTGGCTCTCCACAGTGGCTGATGCACCGCTGACCATCGGTTTCTGGAAGCCCGTCATCTTATTACCGGTTGCCGCTGTTACCAGGCTCAGCCTGGCGCAGACGGAGGCCATCATCCTGCACGAGCTGCAGCATATCCGCCGGAACGATTACCTGGTGAACCTGCTGATCGCTTTTACAGAGGTGCTGTTCTTCTTCAATCCTTTCAGCCGCTGGATGGCTGCGGCCATCCGCCAGGAACGGGAGCATAGCTGTGACGACCTGGTCCTTCAGTTCAGGTATGATGCAGCAGGTTATGCCCAATCGCTGCTGCTGCTGGAACAGTCCCGTCAGCAGGCTGTACCGGCCCTGGCCATTGCCGCCACTGGTAAAAACACACCGCTGTTACTGCACCGCGTTCGCAGGATCCTGTACCAGGAACCGGTAAACACGCCGCTGGGCATCCGCTTTGCCGCCTTCTTTACTTCTGCCCTGCTGATAGGACTGATTGGCTGGTACAATCCCGGCAACGTGATTGCTGAAAGTATCCGGCCGGTAGCTCCCCTGGCAGCAGTTACGCCTGAATATGCAGGCGAATTTGTTACACCGGAAGAGCCGGCGGCTGAAGAAAAAATCAACCATGCGCCGGCAAGACTTGCAGCGCCCGTGCCGGACCAGCAACCTGTAGCGGCGGTTGAACCGATTACAAAGTCGCACCAGGAACTGGAAACCCGCTACCTGAATTCCCTGCTGGAATTGCAGGAGATCAATACGGCCATGAACACTATGCTTGCCAACCTGGATCGCCGGCAGCAGGCGCTTACCCTGGAGTCCCAGGGATCAATAGCTAAGTTTGTCAGTGAAGCAA from Candidatus Pseudobacter hemicellulosilyticus encodes the following:
- a CDS encoding AsmA-like C-terminal region-containing protein — encoded protein: MLKKILKITGYTLLALIIILFTAPYIFKGKIIKIVKQEINKSINAKVDFKDLSLSFFRHFPKASVALDQLEVVGLGEFSKDTLISAREIDAAVDLLSLISGDEIRVHSVNIHAPRIHALVNKEGRANWDIMKPDTSSTTETTEEPSSFQLNLKKYAITDAYVLYDDASSGMSSEILQLDHEGSGDFTADLFTLQTKTRADAVTFTYGGIPYLARTRTSIDADIEIDSKTSKYGFETDEIALNDLKLSSKGFFQLVNDSTYNMDISFKAPSTEFKTILSLVPAIYQQDFDKVKTSGKAIFEGFVKGIYSNTQMPAYSLLLDVQDGFFQYPDLPRPVQHINLLVKVDNPDGETDHVVVDLSKGHIEFGNDPFDFHFLVKNPISNLYLDAAAKGKLDLAGITQFVKLGPGTKLAGLVNADIVVKGNMSGFQQAMNNASAATGGQPTTVKAAGAEARGFIDLSNIYYASGAFPQPIQNTRARIEVENADGIPDHTVVRIPSAHVEVGADAADLTLNLRTPLSDPAFEGTLKGGFNLGSVAQFYTFEPGTSLAGKLQANGSFKGKKSMIDKSQYDALQLAGNVQLADMVYTSKDYPDGVAVKNSQLSFNPKNVTLSNLSGSFLQTNFNANGSFDNLIGYALKDEPLAGTLNVSADKVDLNKFMGATSEDAPADTAGSSSGPFLVPKNISLTLNTKVDNLKYDKVDYNNINGSLQLQNETVSLKNVQLQALDGNIALNGSYSTRVNKQKPDVTLTYDVQNLDIQKTFLAFNTVQKLMPIGQFIAGKLSSKLTMKGQLGGDMMPDLSSLTGEGNLLLLQGVLSKFGPLDKLASTLNITDLQNISIKDIKNYFEFANGKVLVKPFNVKVKDMDLEIGGTHGLDQSLDYVINMKVPREKLGTQANQLINSLASQASSKGIPVNVGETVNLKVNLGGTIKSPTVKTNLKEAGSSLAQDMKEQANEFVEAKKKAADSALNVAKAAAKDTLESVKKQLLESAAEEAKKALLGKKDTTTQGGTDKKKAAEESVKGLLNNILKKKTDTTKKQ
- a CDS encoding M56 family metallopeptidase, which produces MEQVYQSAFLKALGWSLLDSLWQMGLLWLFYVLLTANGKRFSAARRHGLALLSLAGGSAWFLVNLVVQLYRAAAAPRMISLAETTSATYPHLLTRASDAIEPFLPALSILYLFMTVFLLIRLYRQYHITNRLLRVGRTKAEPTLRIFLQQAAVHLGIQKKVSLWLSTVADAPLTIGFWKPVILLPVAAVTRLSLAQTEAIILHELQHIRRNDYLVNLLIAFTEVLFFFNPFSRWMAAAIRQEREHSCDDLVLQFRYDAAGYAQSLLLLEQSRQQAVPALAIAATGKNTPLLLHRVRRILYQEPVNTPLGIRFAAFFTSALLIGLIGWYNPGNVIAESIRPVAPLAAVTPEYAGEFVTPEEPAAEEKINHAPARLAAPVPDQQPVAAVEPITKSHQELETRYLNSLLELQEINTAMNTMLANLDRRQQALTLESQGSIAKFVSEANTGQTLEFSLQLQQPAREPVQGSAEIKPYVPSSSYHYQLMEDTTLPKRIIASTTDRQAREAMEQSLRGLQAVNWNKLQQQLQAAGQKVDVRQLQALVKQAMADVDWKQLNEEAQAARKEGLRAAQDALTAQQDAWRAKLENFQRERAKKQAEIEKLRQEILMERLQENQDVPVNGKKTVDI
- a CDS encoding sodium-translocating pyrophosphatase, with translation MDKLIYLVPVMGIIGLLYTLVKFNWVSKQDPGSDRMKEISTYIADGAMAFLKAEWKILGYFVVIVAILLGVMAQANPHSHWSIAIAFVVGAVFSAVAGFIGMRVATKANVRTANAARSSLSKALNVSFTGGAVMGLGVAGLAVLGLGSIFIILKALFVPDGTPVNSHEMVKVIEVLTGFSLGAESIALFARVGGGIYTKAADVGADLVGKVEAGIPEDDPRNPATIADNVGDNVGDVAGMGADLFGSYVATVLATMVLGQETIAVDQFGGLSPILLPMLIAGLGILFSIIGTWFVRISDSAGINTHNVQKALNMGNWGSIVLTALASIGLVYYILPETMVLRDEEFTKWGVLGAIGVGLLVGTLMSIITEYYTAMGKRPVLTIVRQSGTGHATNVIGGLAVGMESTLLPILVLAGGIYGAHACAGLYGVAIAAAGMMATTAMQLAIDAFGPIADNAGGIAEMSELPKEVREKTDVLDAVGNTTAATGKGFAIASAALTSLALFAAYVGVIKSNGYELNNAINIYKADVLAALFVGAMVPFIFSALAIQAVGKAAMAMVEEVRRQFRTIPGIMEGKGKPEYDKCVAISTDASIKKMMLPGAIAILSPLVIGFLMGPEALGGFLAGATVSGVLMGMFQNNAGGAWDNAKKSFEKGVEINGEVYYKKSDPHKASVTGDTVGDPFKDTSGPSMNILIKLMSIVSLVVAPTLARLHGYGIPEVKAPVKERTMEAGAAKTVAAENTVALTTAR
- a CDS encoding BlaI/MecI/CopY family transcriptional regulator, whose protein sequence is MSTIKSIKPTESELEILQVLWAKGTASVREVHEELLKTKEAGYTTTLKLMQIMHEKGLVKRDDSIKTHIYQAILSRERTQKHMLGKMIDTLFGGSPTQLVMQALGNHKASPDELEAIQRMIDNLKKQ